A stretch of the Candidatus Poribacteria bacterium genome encodes the following:
- a CDS encoding 6-phosphofructokinase: MAKKIGVLTGGGDTSALNATLKGIALKAEELGFELIGFMEGWRGVLKGGHYFTLTPDLIDENRGGTLLKSSRTNLIKDGKLDEAVSNLKKLDISGLIPIGGDDTLTVGTALSDQFTTTFVTKTIDNDVGINPPEGDAVDYSKMVNYFCPGFPSSANRVINYVQDLRTTTYSHDRVIVVEAMGRDAGWLTLSAAYGLADLIVVPEVPYQPEKLAEAIREKHAAQGNVIVVVSEGIRNDDGELMITSQAELDAFGHTKPGGCSEIIVETMKKLLPEISSSAFRALILGYLQRCGSPIPLDRDIAMKAGAMAVQALSDGMFNGVATITRTEVGIEPTLLPLDQVLKRDASGHVIRRSLDLRFYDAERYQISPAGVGYFRPLFGDLPRPELSLGDQLIKIGEIG, from the coding sequence ATGGCGAAAAAGATCGGTGTTCTGACGGGTGGCGGCGATACAAGTGCTCTGAACGCCACCCTTAAAGGCATTGCATTGAAAGCCGAAGAACTCGGTTTTGAACTCATCGGATTTATGGAAGGCTGGCGTGGTGTTTTGAAGGGTGGGCACTACTTTACGCTAACGCCTGATCTGATTGACGAAAACCGAGGTGGGACGCTGCTAAAGAGCTCACGCACAAACCTGATAAAAGATGGTAAATTAGATGAAGCGGTCAGCAATCTGAAAAAACTGGATATTAGCGGACTGATTCCGATCGGTGGTGATGATACGTTGACGGTCGGGACCGCACTGTCCGATCAATTCACAACCACGTTCGTCACCAAAACAATTGATAACGATGTGGGTATCAATCCGCCTGAAGGGGATGCTGTCGATTACTCTAAGATGGTTAACTATTTCTGTCCAGGCTTCCCTTCATCTGCCAACAGAGTCATCAATTACGTCCAAGATCTGCGGACAACGACCTACTCCCACGATCGTGTGATTGTTGTTGAAGCGATGGGAAGAGATGCGGGTTGGTTGACCTTATCCGCCGCTTATGGACTCGCGGATCTTATCGTTGTTCCAGAAGTGCCGTATCAACCGGAGAAGCTGGCGGAAGCGATTCGTGAAAAACACGCAGCACAAGGGAACGTCATCGTCGTTGTATCTGAGGGTATCCGAAATGACGATGGAGAATTGATGATTACTTCACAGGCGGAACTCGATGCTTTTGGGCATACGAAACCGGGTGGGTGTTCAGAAATTATTGTTGAGACGATGAAGAAACTGCTTCCCGAGATTTCAAGTTCTGCGTTTCGGGCATTGATACTCGGTTATCTCCAGCGGTGCGGGAGCCCGATACCCTTGGATAGAGACATCGCGATGAAGGCGGGTGCGATGGCGGTGCAAGCACTCTCAGACGGAATGTTCAACGGTGTTGCGACGATTACTCGAACAGAGGTCGGCATTGAACCGACTCTATTGCCGTTAGATCAAGTGCTAAAGCGGGATGCTTCTGGACATGTTATCCGGCGAAGTCTCGATCTGCGGTTCTACGACGCGGAACGGTACCAGATATCTCCAGCGGGTGTGGGGTATTTCCGTCCGTTGTTCGGGGACTTGCCACGCCCAGAATTGTCATTGGGTGATCAATTGATTAAGATCGGGGAGATCGGGTAA
- a CDS encoding thiamine pyrophosphate-binding protein: MKGVIMTGGDLFVECLKAQGIRDIFGLPGNHLDTVYESLYNNQDSIQHYVTRHEGGAAFMADGYARATGEVGVCMTVPGPGSNNASIGIGEANTASSPVLWITGQNPSYLAPQDPKKSFHGLDQRAAFSTMTKHLEIVHRVDQIPGAINRSFSALRSGRPGPVLIELAKDALDAEANFPVPPRNNGIQTTASPQDVDAALALLSTAERPMIIAGGGINHTRATAEILEFAELLDAPIVMTGFGKGSVPEDSPYSIGIFRDGVAQAAMDASDLIVAVGTRFNYRDTGNWSLKIPQPLLHIEADPEEIHKEYPATVGIGANPKLVLRQLNAALRDEKRTGGWGEGLPELRRRFMATEHPQILQEMRDVMPHDAILSVDVNITGYGALAHFPCYHPGSYIFSGVSVAMGIGLTGAIGAQVAYPDRKVVALSGDGGFLMTCPDLATAVLYDLPVVTLVMNDNQYTSIERGQLRRFGKRIGVELANPDFVQFAESFGAIGLRVEDPSDFRPTFEKALALDRPVLLEVVK, from the coding sequence ATGAAAGGAGTTATTATGACGGGTGGAGATCTTTTCGTTGAATGTTTAAAGGCACAAGGCATTCGTGATATTTTCGGTTTGCCGGGCAACCATTTAGACACGGTTTATGAATCGTTATACAACAATCAGGACAGCATCCAGCACTATGTCACACGGCATGAAGGGGGTGCGGCATTTATGGCGGATGGCTATGCGCGCGCCACAGGTGAGGTCGGTGTCTGTATGACCGTTCCGGGTCCCGGCTCAAACAACGCTTCTATCGGCATCGGTGAGGCAAATACAGCCTCTTCGCCTGTACTTTGGATTACCGGACAGAATCCGTCCTACTTGGCACCACAGGATCCGAAGAAGAGTTTTCATGGATTGGATCAGCGAGCTGCCTTCAGCACGATGACGAAACATCTGGAAATTGTGCATCGGGTAGATCAGATTCCGGGTGCCATCAATCGAAGTTTCAGTGCTTTGCGTTCGGGGAGACCGGGACCTGTACTGATCGAGTTGGCAAAAGATGCGTTGGATGCCGAAGCGAATTTTCCAGTTCCGCCACGGAATAACGGTATCCAGACGACCGCAAGTCCGCAAGACGTAGATGCAGCACTGGCGTTGTTGAGCACGGCAGAACGTCCAATGATTATTGCAGGCGGGGGTATTAACCATACACGCGCAACTGCGGAAATACTTGAGTTCGCGGAACTATTGGACGCACCAATCGTGATGACCGGTTTTGGGAAAGGTTCGGTGCCGGAAGACTCGCCGTATTCCATCGGTATCTTCCGAGACGGTGTCGCGCAAGCCGCGATGGATGCTTCCGATCTCATTGTTGCCGTTGGGACGCGGTTTAACTATCGGGACACCGGTAACTGGAGCCTCAAGATTCCTCAACCCCTGTTGCACATTGAAGCGGACCCAGAAGAGATTCACAAAGAATATCCAGCGACTGTCGGTATCGGTGCGAACCCGAAACTGGTGCTACGTCAGTTGAACGCTGCGTTACGCGACGAGAAACGCACAGGCGGTTGGGGTGAAGGGTTACCTGAATTACGGCGACGCTTTATGGCAACTGAACACCCTCAGATCCTCCAAGAGATGCGCGACGTGATGCCTCACGATGCGATTTTGTCGGTCGACGTTAATATTACCGGCTATGGGGCATTGGCACATTTTCCGTGTTATCATCCGGGGAGTTACATCTTCTCCGGTGTATCTGTTGCGATGGGAATCGGATTGACGGGTGCCATTGGGGCACAGGTCGCCTATCCGGATCGGAAAGTTGTCGCCCTGAGCGGTGACGGCGGGTTTTTGATGACATGTCCGGATTTAGCAACCGCGGTGCTGTATGACCTACCCGTTGTAACGCTCGTGATGAACGACAACCAGTATACTTCAATTGAACGCGGGCAGCTCCGACGTTTCGGCAAACGGATCGGTGTTGAACTCGCCAACCCAGACTTCGTGCAGTTCGCAGAATCGTTCGGCGCGATCGGATTACGCGTCGAAGATCCAAGTGATTTTAGACCGACGTTTGAAAAGGCACTCGCTTTGGATAGACCGGTTCTCCTTGAAGTCGTCAAGTAA
- a CDS encoding DUF2283 domain-containing protein, translating into MNKPKMTYFEKEDILHLVISDEPERDSIELSPNITAELNGNAELIGIEILNASASIQDIILDANFAEEFWHSNGN; encoded by the coding sequence ATGAATAAGCCAAAGATGACTTATTTTGAAAAAGAAGATATATTGCATCTCGTGATTTCCGATGAACCCGAAAGGGACAGTATTGAACTCAGTCCCAATATCACAGCTGAATTGAATGGCAATGCGGAACTTATTGGCATTGAAATTCTCAATGCGAGTGCTTCCATTCAGGATATAATTTTGGATGCTAACTTCGCTGAAGAGTTTTGGCATTCTAACGGAAACTAA
- a CDS encoding FtsX-like permease family protein, translated as MNVLENLISAFSVLRGSKLRTILTLLGITIGIAGVIAMMSFGAGAEKLLMAEVNQIGGPSMFGVYRPGYVRKNGRWQRNKSPHHLEMQDLRDVLAECPSVEVATVEGSYYISLGVDGKFQQTYLRATTNEYQAVREWRTEYGRFLADTDMDTWTKVCVIGSKIWKEQFKGQDPIGKEVIVNSHGNRKRFTVIGIMESRGDGLERGKSDDNMLFIPITTAQKRFWGHDHVGHIMVRAKSPLLVDQALKEVKTVIMRNHGGDDTFFRTWSAKKGIAHAKRMIFIIESVLVVIASVSLIVAGIGILNIMLVSVTERIPEIGLRKAVGAKSFDIRLQFLTESVLLCLIGSLLGIAFGAIVGKGFSWIVGKFLQEMAWPSVLTPEAVLISVGAGAAVGIFFGYYPASQAAKMAPIDAIRHT; from the coding sequence ATGAACGTCTTGGAAAATCTTATCTCAGCGTTTTCCGTGCTTCGCGGGAGCAAACTCCGTACGATTCTCACACTCTTAGGAATAACGATCGGTATTGCGGGTGTAATCGCCATGATGTCCTTCGGCGCAGGTGCCGAGAAACTCCTCATGGCGGAGGTGAACCAAATTGGTGGACCGAGTATGTTCGGTGTTTATCGTCCCGGATACGTCCGAAAGAACGGGCGTTGGCAACGCAACAAGAGTCCACACCACTTAGAGATGCAAGACCTCCGAGATGTCTTAGCGGAATGCCCTTCTGTTGAAGTCGCCACGGTTGAGGGAAGTTACTACATCAGCCTCGGTGTTGACGGGAAATTTCAACAAACGTATCTCCGCGCCACAACAAACGAATACCAAGCCGTTCGCGAATGGCGCACAGAGTATGGCAGATTCCTCGCTGATACGGATATGGACACTTGGACAAAGGTGTGCGTCATCGGCTCTAAAATCTGGAAGGAGCAGTTCAAAGGACAGGACCCGATCGGTAAGGAAGTTATCGTCAACAGTCATGGAAACAGAAAACGTTTCACGGTTATCGGGATCATGGAGAGCCGAGGCGATGGACTGGAGCGCGGGAAAAGCGATGACAATATGCTCTTCATTCCGATTACAACCGCGCAGAAACGGTTTTGGGGACACGACCACGTTGGACACATCATGGTGCGCGCCAAGAGTCCACTTCTCGTGGATCAGGCACTCAAAGAGGTAAAGACTGTCATCATGCGCAACCACGGTGGCGATGATACCTTCTTCCGAACGTGGTCCGCGAAAAAAGGGATCGCCCATGCGAAAAGAATGATCTTTATCATAGAATCGGTGCTCGTTGTGATTGCTTCTGTGTCCTTGATTGTTGCCGGTATCGGTATCCTGAATATCATGCTTGTCTCGGTGACGGAGCGGATCCCTGAGATCGGCTTACGGAAAGCCGTCGGTGCAAAAAGTTTTGATATCCGTTTACAGTTCCTCACCGAATCTGTGTTGTTGTGTCTAATAGGGAGTCTCCTTGGCATTGCATTCGGTGCTATCGTGGGAAAAGGCTTCTCATGGATAGTCGGGAAGTTTTTACAAGAAATGGCGTGGCCCTCCGTTTTGACCCCTGAAGCCGTTCTTATCTCCGTCGGCGCGGGTGCCGCGGTCGGCATTTTCTTCGGCTACTATCCTGCCAGCCAAGCCGCTAAAATGGCACCTATTGATGCCATTCGTCATACATAA
- a CDS encoding sugar kinase produces the protein MYDLVTFGEAMIRLTAPEYMRLEQATSLSMTAGGAEMNVAVNAAQLGLRTAWVSRLVDNWSGRYICNKGRELGVDMSNIIWVDFDGVGLERNGFYHLELGAGPRASSVTYDRGYSAISKVQPGEIDWASIFSNARWFHLSGITPALSESAAAVSAEALQAARAAGVKTSYDLNFRSKLWSAEEAQAANQPMMEHISVLIGNEEDFEKSLGFAAEGTTESYSSLEPDSYKEMAKRVKDAFPNVEMIGTTLRDAKTGWLNDWRTLLYDGEEFYLSRIYEDLELVDRVGGGDSFSSGLIYSLLNGKSPQEAVDFAGGYSALAHTFPGDFNWATAEEAEKAMEAGGVRINR, from the coding sequence ATGTACGATTTAGTTACGTTTGGTGAAGCGATGATCCGACTCACCGCCCCGGAATATATGCGCCTTGAGCAGGCGACATCGCTCTCAATGACAGCGGGTGGTGCTGAGATGAATGTCGCCGTGAACGCCGCACAACTCGGATTGCGAACTGCATGGGTATCACGACTCGTAGACAATTGGTCGGGTCGCTATATCTGTAATAAGGGACGCGAACTCGGTGTCGACATGTCGAATATCATCTGGGTCGATTTTGACGGGGTCGGGTTGGAGCGCAACGGATTCTATCATCTTGAGTTAGGCGCAGGGCCGCGTGCGAGCAGCGTCACATACGATCGTGGGTATTCTGCGATCTCCAAAGTCCAGCCCGGTGAGATCGACTGGGCATCTATCTTCAGCAATGCGCGCTGGTTCCATCTCAGTGGGATTACGCCTGCGTTGTCGGAATCCGCCGCGGCTGTTTCAGCAGAAGCACTCCAAGCGGCACGCGCTGCAGGGGTCAAGACGAGTTACGACCTAAACTTCCGTTCCAAATTGTGGAGCGCGGAGGAAGCGCAAGCGGCGAATCAACCGATGATGGAACATATTTCTGTCCTCATCGGCAATGAAGAGGATTTTGAGAAATCGCTCGGTTTCGCGGCGGAAGGGACGACTGAGTCGTATAGCAGCCTTGAACCCGATAGCTACAAAGAGATGGCGAAACGGGTCAAAGACGCCTTTCCGAACGTTGAAATGATAGGCACGACGTTGCGTGACGCCAAAACGGGGTGGCTCAACGATTGGCGGACACTCCTGTATGACGGCGAAGAATTCTATTTGTCACGTATCTATGAGGATTTAGAATTGGTGGATCGGGTCGGTGGCGGCGATAGTTTCTCATCAGGACTCATCTATAGTCTATTGAACGGAAAATCACCGCAGGAAGCCGTTGACTTTGCGGGTGGATATTCCGCCTTGGCGCATACGTTCCCGGGTGACTTCAACTGGGCAACGGCAGAAGAGGCAGAAAAAGCGATGGAAGCGGGGGGCGTGCGTATCAACCGCTAA
- a CDS encoding SDR family oxidoreductase — MQTNLLGTIRFMDKVALITGGASGIGRATANRLASEGAHVIIADKNAEMARKAVAEIQETGGKALFVEVDLADDESVRAAANAVAEQFSTLHILVNNAAILRIGKIEDGAWLSNWDIETAIGLRGWVLITQLLLPLLKKEGGAIVNLSSEGGYLGRPGQWIYDAIKSALVSVTKTMAYEFIEYDIRVNAVAPGWIVTEMHFGGAADPAARKKELEELSISSCIMKRLAAPEEIASTIAFLLSDDASYITGQTLHVDGGRWGMSVG; from the coding sequence ATGCAAACCAATCTGTTAGGAACAATTCGTTTTATGGATAAAGTCGCCTTGATCACAGGCGGTGCCTCTGGCATCGGAAGAGCGACGGCGAACCGCCTTGCATCCGAAGGCGCGCACGTCATCATCGCCGATAAAAACGCAGAAATGGCACGTAAGGCAGTCGCCGAAATCCAAGAGACAGGTGGGAAGGCACTGTTTGTAGAGGTCGATCTCGCCGATGACGAAAGCGTCCGCGCTGCTGCGAATGCCGTCGCCGAACAGTTTTCTACACTTCACATCCTCGTCAATAATGCTGCTATCTTGAGGATCGGTAAAATTGAAGACGGCGCGTGGTTATCTAATTGGGACATCGAAACCGCAATTGGTCTCCGAGGTTGGGTCCTGATTACGCAGTTACTACTACCGTTGCTGAAGAAAGAGGGCGGTGCTATCGTCAATCTCTCATCAGAGGGGGGTTATCTCGGCAGACCTGGGCAGTGGATCTACGATGCGATTAAATCCGCTCTGGTCTCTGTCACAAAAACGATGGCATACGAATTCATCGAATACGATATTCGCGTGAACGCCGTCGCCCCGGGTTGGATCGTTACGGAGATGCACTTCGGTGGAGCCGCGGATCCAGCTGCTCGAAAAAAGGAGTTAGAGGAATTATCGATCTCTTCGTGCATTATGAAACGTCTCGCCGCTCCAGAAGAGATCGCATCCACGATCGCATTCCTGCTCAGCGACGATGCCTCTTACATTACAGGACAGACACTACACGTTGACGGTGGTCGTTGGGGGATGTCCGTTGGTTGA
- a CDS encoding DNA methyltransferase yields the protein MQTLPLFSDLILDPPPTQGIKYIGSKLKLIPHVLELVKKVNAKTILDGFSGTTRVSQALAKLDYTVICNDVAPWSKVFGTCYLLNAKPREAYQPLIDHLNSLSPIDGWFTEHYGGHANGGCAIQEDGLKKPWQFHNTRKLDAVRQEIENLKLDPIEKAVALTSLILALDRVDSTLGHFSAYLKDWAPRAYKELMLEVPEVFASEGNHEVHQADIFELVRRVSVDLAYFDPPYGSNNEKMPPSRVRYAAYYHLWKSVVLYDNPTLFGKAKRRKDTSDPLAASVFEEFRRNDDGQFIAVQAIARLIRETQARWILLSYSSGGRATAQQLDAVMQDNGKLLAVLELDYKRNVMAGMRWTHEWVNAAEAPNREFLFLFQKF from the coding sequence ATGCAGACACTCCCACTCTTTAGTGATCTTATACTTGATCCCCCTCCTACACAAGGCATTAAATACATCGGTTCCAAATTGAAACTCATTCCACACGTCCTGGAACTCGTCAAAAAAGTCAATGCCAAGACAATTCTGGATGGGTTCTCAGGCACAACCCGCGTCTCACAGGCACTCGCCAAACTCGACTATACCGTTATCTGCAACGATGTTGCTCCGTGGTCGAAAGTCTTCGGCACCTGCTACCTCCTCAACGCAAAACCGAGAGAAGCGTATCAACCGCTCATCGATCACCTCAATAGTCTTTCACCTATTGACGGTTGGTTCACAGAACACTACGGTGGACACGCAAATGGTGGATGCGCCATTCAGGAAGATGGACTCAAAAAACCGTGGCAGTTCCACAACACCCGTAAACTTGATGCGGTTCGGCAGGAAATAGAAAACCTCAAACTCGATCCAATCGAAAAAGCGGTCGCGCTCACAAGCCTGATACTCGCACTCGACCGTGTCGACAGCACCCTCGGTCACTTTTCCGCATATCTCAAGGACTGGGCACCCCGCGCCTATAAGGAATTAATGCTTGAAGTGCCGGAGGTTTTCGCATCAGAAGGGAATCACGAGGTCCATCAAGCCGACATCTTTGAACTCGTGCGGCGCGTCTCCGTTGACCTCGCGTATTTCGATCCACCCTACGGTTCAAACAACGAGAAGATGCCACCATCCCGTGTCAGGTATGCCGCCTACTACCACCTCTGGAAAAGCGTTGTCCTCTACGACAACCCCACCCTTTTCGGTAAAGCAAAACGGCGAAAGGATACATCTGATCCCCTCGCCGCTTCTGTGTTTGAGGAGTTCCGGCGCAACGATGACGGACAATTCATCGCTGTCCAAGCCATTGCGCGGTTAATCCGGGAGACGCAAGCCCGATGGATTCTGCTCTCTTACAGTTCCGGCGGTCGCGCAACCGCCCAACAACTCGACGCAGTTATGCAAGACAACGGAAAACTCCTCGCTGTCCTCGAACTCGATTACAAAAGGAACGTCATGGCGGGTATGCGGTGGACACATGAGTGGGTGAACGCTGCTGAAGCGCCGAACCGTGAATTCCTTTTTTTATTTCAAAAATTTTAA
- a CDS encoding muconate cycloisomerase, producing the protein MSKIAHVDVYPTAVGMKDIFNIGTGFVGDPSAAGDHVFVKITTDDGYVGWGEQRALPSWSYETTESITTTVRHHIAPLLLGRDPLHLNRIHESIYQALKPAVSNGHPFAKAAVDIALHDLQGKILNVPLHTLFGGKRHDTLPLCYALSIDTPEIMGLKAQALSPCSCFKVKVAGTPGEDEERLRAVHEAAPNAKLWIDANQSYTPSNALELLKRVGDLREIYCMEQPVASQDWFGMKRVREDAAIPIAIDEGCFTYFDLAKIARLECADAVVLKVCKSGGLNECLKGVPIAEANSLELLGSGLTEAGIGFIASVHLFSTLDLVLPAELNAPAFLETLAVSGVQIHEHVVTVPDGPGLGVTPDEDYIKANVLSEVTRSRSS; encoded by the coding sequence ATGTCTAAAATAGCCCACGTAGACGTTTATCCCACTGCTGTCGGGATGAAAGACATCTTCAATATCGGGACCGGTTTCGTCGGTGACCCGAGCGCAGCAGGCGACCATGTTTTTGTCAAGATCACAACGGACGACGGCTACGTCGGCTGGGGTGAGCAACGCGCACTGCCTTCATGGAGTTACGAAACCACCGAATCCATCACGACCACGGTTCGGCATCACATCGCCCCCTTGCTCCTCGGGCGAGATCCGCTGCACCTTAACCGAATCCATGAATCGATTTATCAGGCGTTGAAACCTGCCGTTAGCAATGGACATCCCTTCGCGAAAGCCGCCGTCGATATTGCTTTACACGATCTCCAAGGAAAAATCCTCAATGTCCCACTGCATACCCTTTTCGGCGGGAAACGCCACGATACGCTACCGCTTTGCTATGCGCTCAGTATTGATACGCCAGAAATAATGGGATTGAAAGCACAGGCGTTATCTCCGTGTTCCTGTTTCAAAGTGAAGGTCGCTGGAACACCAGGGGAAGATGAAGAACGCCTGCGCGCAGTGCATGAAGCCGCCCCGAATGCTAAACTCTGGATAGACGCGAATCAGTCTTACACACCGTCGAACGCCCTTGAATTGTTGAAGCGAGTCGGAGACCTCCGTGAAATTTACTGTATGGAACAACCCGTCGCAAGTCAGGATTGGTTCGGTATGAAGCGAGTCCGAGAAGATGCCGCGATTCCGATCGCCATTGATGAGGGGTGTTTCACCTATTTCGATTTGGCGAAGATTGCGCGCTTGGAATGTGCAGATGCTGTCGTTTTGAAAGTGTGTAAATCGGGCGGGTTAAACGAGTGTCTTAAGGGTGTGCCTATCGCCGAAGCCAATTCACTCGAACTGCTCGGGAGCGGATTGACAGAAGCCGGCATCGGGTTCATCGCAAGCGTCCATCTCTTTTCGACGCTGGACCTTGTGCTTCCTGCCGAACTCAATGCCCCTGCTTTTCTGGAAACCTTGGCAGTGAGCGGGGTCCAAATCCACGAGCATGTTGTAACAGTGCCGGATGGACCAGGTCTCGGTGTTACGCCCGATGAAGACTACATCAAGGCGAATGTGCTTTCGGAGGTCACGCGATCACGATCATCCTAA
- a CDS encoding FtsX-like permease family protein produces the protein MQILENLISAFSVLRGSKLRTILTLLGITIGIAGVIAMMSFGAGAEKLMMGQIENIGGPSMFGVYRPGYIEKNNRWQRNNSPHYLEMRDLHDILAECPSVEVATVERSHPIDFEVEGKHQRTYLRATTNEYQAVRRWQTEYGRFIADTDMDFWNKVCVIGAKVWKEQFKGQNPIGEEVGINNKRFTVIGIMESRGDGLEEGRSDDNMIFIPITTAQTRFGGRNRVGAIMARAKNIDLVEQALKEVKTVIARNHGGDETFFRTWNAKKGIEGGKRVIFIMEMVLVVIASISLIVAGIGILNIMLVSVTERIPEIGLRKAVGAKSLDIRLQFLTESVLLCLIGSLLGIAFGAVVGKGFAWAVSQLFGGLTWPSVVTPEAVLISVAAGAAVGIFFGYYPASQAAKMTPIDAIRHT, from the coding sequence ATGCAAATTTTAGAGAATCTTATCTCAGCGTTTTCCGTGCTTCGTGGAAGTAAACTCCGCACGATTCTCACGCTTTTGGGAATTACAATTGGCATTGCGGGGGTGATAGCGATGATGTCTTTTGGTGCGGGTGCTGAAAAACTCATGATGGGGCAAATCGAAAATATCGGTGGCCCCAGTATGTTTGGTGTTTATCGACCGGGGTATATTGAAAAGAACAACCGTTGGCAGCGCAACAATAGCCCACATTATCTGGAAATGCGGGATCTGCACGACATTTTGGCGGAATGTCCCTCCGTTGAAGTTGCTACCGTCGAGAGAAGTCATCCTATAGACTTTGAAGTCGAGGGAAAGCACCAACGCACCTACCTCCGCGCGACAACGAATGAGTACCAAGCCGTCCGACGCTGGCAGACTGAATACGGTAGGTTCATTGCCGATACCGATATGGATTTCTGGAATAAGGTGTGTGTCATTGGGGCGAAGGTCTGGAAAGAACAATTTAAAGGACAGAATCCGATTGGCGAGGAAGTCGGTATTAACAACAAGCGCTTTACGGTTATTGGCATTATGGAGAGCCGGGGTGATGGGTTAGAGGAAGGGAGAAGCGATGACAATATGATTTTTATTCCGATTACAACGGCACAAACCCGTTTTGGGGGACGGAATCGGGTCGGTGCTATCATGGCACGCGCCAAGAACATTGACTTAGTGGAGCAGGCACTCAAAGAAGTGAAAACCGTTATCGCCCGGAACCACGGTGGCGATGAGACGTTTTTCCGGACGTGGAACGCGAAAAAGGGAATTGAAGGCGGAAAAAGGGTTATCTTTATCATGGAAATGGTACTCGTCGTGATCGCTTCTATCTCGTTGATTGTTGCGGGTATCGGTATTCTGAACATCATGCTCGTCTCGGTGACCGAGCGGATCCCAGAAATCGGACTGCGAAAAGCGGTTGGTGCAAAAAGTCTTGACATTCGGCTGCAATTCCTCACAGAATCGGTGCTGTTGTGTTTGATCGGGAGTCTGCTCGGTATTGCCTTTGGGGCTGTCGTGGGCAAAGGGTTCGCGTGGGCGGTGAGTCAATTGTTTGGGGGACTTACGTGGCCTTCTGTTGTTACACCCGAAGCCGTCCTCATCTCCGTTGCCGCGGGTGCCGCGGTCGGCATCTTCTTCGGCTACTACCCTGCCAGCCAAGCCGCAAAAATGACCCCCATCGATGCCATCCGTCATACATAA
- a CDS encoding 2'-5' RNA ligase family protein: protein MPNKTHTTAVVLIPPESVQSPIQAIRSVHDRNFLRWMPHITLLYPFAEQHDFGSVIPALTQAAQQIAPFSVELARFDAFRHRKSCTMFLVPEPEDVIVRLHSTLMHHLPDYDDTARFADGFHPHLSVGQFQHRSLQTEQERLQTEWRPIRCEIATLSLIYRSPETNDRFVVAEEFSFASNRLSK from the coding sequence ATGCCCAACAAAACTCACACCACTGCTGTTGTCCTCATCCCGCCAGAATCCGTACAATCTCCTATCCAAGCTATTCGCAGCGTCCACGACCGTAACTTCCTGCGATGGATGCCACATATAACACTGCTCTATCCATTCGCGGAACAACACGACTTCGGATCAGTTATCCCTGCCCTCACACAAGCCGCCCAACAGATAGCACCGTTCTCTGTCGAACTCGCTCGCTTTGATGCTTTCCGACACCGAAAGTCGTGTACGATGTTCTTAGTTCCAGAACCCGAAGACGTAATTGTGCGGTTACATAGCACACTTATGCACCACCTTCCCGATTATGACGACACAGCACGATTCGCTGACGGTTTCCATCCACACCTCTCAGTTGGACAATTCCAACACCGATCCCTTCAGACCGAACAGGAGCGACTCCAAACCGAATGGCGGCCCATCCGATGTGAGATTGCCACCCTCAGTCTCATCTACCGCTCCCCTGAAACGAATGACAGGTTCGTAGTTGCGGAGGAATTTTCTTTCGCATCAAACAGATTGAGCAAATAG